In Reichenbachiella agarivorans, one genomic interval encodes:
- a CDS encoding YicC/YloC family endoribonuclease gives MIKSMTGYGNANFENDQISIQVEIKTLNSKFFDINTKYPKEISSFEHDLRKIISDRLIRGKVSFVTELTTKSGTAQAMRINPELFQHYKNQILAVTEGMNVSDADILQSVMKTGDIFEQPEGKKDVIDQQLMVKLVNEALDKCEAFRLQEGNSAQIALSACSDQISNKLKEIKELDPVRIVQIKERINEGLKELSSGEKSDPNRFEQELIYYIEKLDISEEIVRLENHIKFFNITLDEKESQGKKLGFISQEMGREINTIGSKANNSDIQKLVVEMKDELEKIKEQVLNVI, from the coding sequence ATGATAAAATCAATGACAGGTTATGGGAATGCCAATTTTGAGAATGATCAAATTAGCATTCAGGTCGAAATAAAGACACTCAATTCGAAATTTTTTGACATCAACACCAAGTACCCCAAAGAAATTTCTTCTTTTGAACATGACCTGAGAAAAATCATTTCAGACCGCCTCATCAGAGGAAAAGTCAGTTTTGTCACGGAGCTCACAACCAAATCTGGCACTGCGCAAGCCATGAGGATCAATCCTGAGCTATTCCAGCATTACAAAAATCAAATCCTCGCAGTGACTGAAGGCATGAATGTCTCAGATGCTGACATTCTTCAATCTGTGATGAAAACTGGGGACATCTTCGAACAGCCAGAAGGCAAAAAAGATGTGATCGATCAGCAACTCATGGTCAAACTGGTCAATGAAGCTCTCGACAAATGTGAAGCATTTAGGCTACAGGAAGGCAATTCTGCACAAATAGCACTCAGTGCCTGTTCGGATCAAATCAGCAACAAATTAAAAGAAATCAAAGAGTTGGATCCCGTTAGAATTGTTCAAATCAAAGAAAGAATCAACGAAGGTCTGAAGGAACTCTCTTCAGGAGAAAAATCTGACCCTAATAGATTTGAGCAGGAATTGATCTACTACATAGAAAAATTAGATATCTCAGAAGAAATTGTGAGACTCGAAAACCATATCAAGTTCTTTAACATCACGCTTGACGAAAAAGAGTCTCAAGGCAAAAAGCTTGGTTTCATTAGCCAAGAAATGGGCAGAGAGATCAACACCATTGGCTCAAAAGCGAACAATTCTGACATTCAAAAACTCGTGGTAGAGATGAAAGATGAACTTGAAAAAATAAAAGAACAAGTCCTCAACGTCATCTAG
- a CDS encoding TonB family protein, whose amino-acid sequence MEVKKNPQIDLGRKAGMFFNIGLTISLVLVITAFEWKFYDDGDLVDLGQVDDNFEDIMEIPPTEQPPPPPPKIELPQIVEVPDEEEIEEEIEVELDVEITETTVIEDIVFDDAPAEEVADEVFDIVEDQPAPPGGMAAFYKYVGQNMKYPNQARRMGIEGRVFVQFVVDKDGSITEVRAIKGIGAGCDEEAVRVLEGAPKWKPGKQRGRAVKVRMILPITFKLS is encoded by the coding sequence ATGGAGGTAAAGAAAAACCCGCAAATTGACCTTGGAAGAAAGGCAGGGATGTTCTTCAACATTGGCCTTACTATCAGTTTAGTTCTCGTGATTACTGCTTTCGAGTGGAAGTTTTACGATGACGGTGACTTGGTAGACCTTGGACAAGTTGATGACAATTTTGAAGATATTATGGAGATTCCTCCTACGGAGCAACCACCTCCGCCACCCCCGAAAATTGAGCTACCTCAGATCGTAGAGGTGCCTGATGAAGAGGAGATCGAAGAAGAGATCGAAGTAGAGTTGGATGTGGAAATTACGGAAACTACTGTCATCGAAGACATCGTATTTGACGATGCTCCAGCAGAAGAGGTAGCAGACGAGGTCTTTGACATAGTTGAAGATCAACCAGCACCTCCTGGTGGAATGGCAGCATTCTACAAGTATGTTGGTCAAAACATGAAATACCCAAACCAAGCAAGAAGAATGGGTATTGAGGGTAGAGTTTTTGTGCAATTCGTTGTGGACAAAGACGGGTCTATTACTGAGGTCAGAGCGATCAAAGGAATCGGCGCAGGTTGTGACGAAGAAGCAGTAAGAGTACTAGAAGGTGCTCCAAAATGGAAGCCTGGAAAACAAAGAGGTAGAGCAGTGAAGGTAAGGATGATTCTTCCTATCACTTTCAAGTTGAGCTAA
- a CDS encoding VanZ family protein, protein MTWLGWTITILFLLLRPSDGEMSWLQQIPHFDKVIHFTLFFIWAFLATLAIGNGRATNRHFLLVFVAVVVFAVMTEWLQLYVPSRTADWNDILADATGGLLGLVLTKFWKINQ, encoded by the coding sequence ATGACGTGGTTAGGATGGACAATCACCATCCTTTTTTTGTTGTTGAGACCTTCGGATGGCGAAATGTCATGGTTACAGCAGATCCCACATTTTGACAAAGTCATACATTTTACTTTGTTCTTCATTTGGGCTTTTTTGGCCACTTTGGCTATAGGCAATGGAAGGGCTACTAATAGACATTTTTTACTTGTTTTTGTAGCTGTAGTAGTATTTGCTGTCATGACCGAGTGGTTGCAGCTATATGTGCCTAGCCGAACAGCTGACTGGAATGACATCCTTGCGGATGCAACTGGCGGCCTATTAGGACTTGTGTTGACAAAGTTTTGGAAAATAAATCAATAA
- the gcvH gene encoding glycine cleavage system protein GcvH yields MNIPDHLKYTADHEWVSIEGDVATVGITDFAQGELGDIVYVEIETEGETIAKGELFGTIEAVKTVSDLFMPVSGEVLEFNEELESEPELVNSAPYEDGWMIKIKASDLSEVDELLSAEAYKELIGQ; encoded by the coding sequence ATGAATATTCCAGATCATTTGAAATACACGGCAGATCACGAGTGGGTGAGCATCGAAGGTGACGTGGCGACTGTAGGTATCACTGATTTTGCCCAAGGAGAGCTGGGTGATATCGTCTATGTAGAGATAGAAACAGAAGGGGAGACAATTGCCAAAGGTGAACTTTTCGGTACGATAGAGGCTGTCAAGACTGTGTCTGACTTGTTTATGCCTGTTTCAGGAGAGGTGTTGGAGTTCAATGAAGAGCTAGAGAGCGAACCAGAATTGGTCAATTCTGCTCCATACGAAGATGGCTGGATGATTAAAATCAAAGCCTCAGATTTGAGTGAAGTAGATGAGTTGCTATCAGCGGAAGCATACAAAGAACTCATCGGTCAATAA
- the sov gene encoding T9SS outer membrane translocon Sov/SprA, whose product MGVSAYAWQQIPFQSDTTKQSKEYKPTYQPTFRYDDRHGDPFSNSQSHTPLQLKDPSNMTVEVEMDSNNNYTIHEKVGALNYRPRSTMTFEQYRAYQDEQLKRQYWQERSAGLDGESAVSGRRLIPLIYISPMFDRIFGGNYVDIQPTGFVNMDFGGRWQTIENPNVPTRNQRTGGFNYNQQISMNVVGKVGEKLAVTANFDNNNSFDFQNNLKIEYTGYEEDIIKKIELGNVSMPIANTLITGGQSLFGVKTQLQFGKLYVTALASRQQGSSKTKSFSNGTEGTPFDIRASDYDQYRHFFLGHFFRDNYEKWLKNIPNVVSGVKISRLEVYVVKQQTETSGLRGIVAFTDLGEPVKIGNTNGMIAQANEPNDNGANNLYADINGAPAIRDISTVADYLKNSQFQMTEGVDFEARPSVKKLDQSEYTFNDRLGYVTLNSRLREGEVLAVSYEYTYNGISTPYQVGELSENYQVRPDEDLIVLKLLLPAKNTTTDVPIWDLAMKNIYNLGGSRINQEGFELRINYRDDINNYDAPNLNEGQNTNNIPLIRVFKLDQLNVNGDNQPDGNFDFIDGLTFDEEYGNIIFPVLEPFGTTLEAAFISTEQNLKDKYVYSELYDRTKTLAEQVSAKNKFRLTGNYSSSARNVYNLEGFNIAEGSVTVTAGSTLLTEGLDYEVSYLGSGQVTILNEGVLNSGKTINITYEVDDLFSFQSKWLTGTRLDYQFNDKINVGATLLHLEQRTGGVSRYSMGNEPISNTKYGFDVNFQEDSRLLTKMVDALPLISTKETSTVTFNGEFAQLIPGTSNEVDGEGTSYVDDFENAATPFRLDGNHTSWSLGAAPEAFQVTDPNSSLGAGFKRAKLAWYVIDQTLYGNSRPSSLKEDDLKNNYVKPVYPQDIFKQQDLSFVNVPERIFDLAYYPSERGPYNYNTSELDQDGRLRNPSDKFGAITRAVPTSVDFTKNNIEYIEFWLMNPFSNDPVLDGTINQPNNDQNGYLILNLGEVSEDVLPDVKHAFENGLPANGGIDNTEDTEWGRVTTQQFLTQYFDNSSSARSNQDVGLDGLKSVNGADFEEFEYFSNKLNITESALPSGAVRDQIKSDFSADDFKHYLDPEYSASNAKILERYKHFNGQEGNSPVESNNSSYSSSATNIPDNEDLNQDNFVNQTESYFEYRIPINTNSLKAGEGYVVDEVIDDDANWYLFRIPINKGTAVGSPDMQFLRYMRMYMTGWENPVVLRMARFQMVASQWRKYTLDLAESGLGEIPEVVSSDFELSVVGVEQNSSPAGGVPPYMVPPGINRDLDNTTSVTRRVNEQSLKLCVEDVDDGDARSAYKNSLNLDMVNYGKLKMFFHAESNQGEMILDDEVSAFVRLGFDQTNNYYEIEVPLKITPNGLSSYTDRDIWPEENEMNIALNELHTLKSARNADDFDVTRRYTQLSSDGKYKLSIIGNPKLSGVTDMMIGVRNPTSDDKGSKSVCIWVNEMRLTDFDKEKGWAANAQMNVKLADFATLNAATRYTSVGFGGIQQTISERTREETFEYDLSANVNVDKLIPVETGIKIPMFVSTSKSVETPRYDPLDDDIPLEASLEKFDTQKEKDEYREKVISQTTNRSINFINVRKEKVKQDAKSHVYDVENFSFNYSFSEQKSSNVNTAQRVDKQYSGGVAYNYTTKAPSIEPFKETKAFSSPYLKMIKDINFSPLPNSFSFRASMDRRFQKTQLRNSDLTTDGIDPNFEKYFTFDRSYNVRWSLFKNLSLNYNATARAIIDEPEGDIDTDAKRDSIWSNIKRLGRIKNYNQNISLNYRLPLDKIPLTDWMSADYRYSVDYTWTGGNIDQVEEFGNVISNQRGQDLSGKVDFVRLYNKSKYLSNINKPPSRSRTSRYDTVRSTGGMDAFKGVMRLMMALRSINLTYGLKESTSLPGMLPSPYMLGMDRDFNAPGWDFVLGSQDPEIRTRAAKEEWLVKNGLFTAPFIQSRTEDINLRAAVEPFKDFRIQIDAKRNNRAEYQEIYRWDSLTVNTFNSLTPTRTGSYTISFLPIATAFSKDNSENVSDVFEQFVENRAIVQARQNAANPAGEYAINSQDVLIPALIAAYTDQSANTINLLPFPKTPMPNWRVDYAGLSKLAGIKEVFSSVNLTHAYTSSFSVSNYSNSLKYSNVADLDLTNDILDYPRATQPGDDGKLIPVYIISQVDIVERFSPLIGVSVRTKGMFTGKVDYAKERSISFDLSNTQVREIKSNNISFDIGITKDTWKIPFKVKGRTIAVDNQLAFRMGFTIRDTKTIQRKIEDGNTITDGNINYQVRPTLSYVASQKLNLTMYFEKNINEPKISSSYNRSSSSFGVQVRFSLAQ is encoded by the coding sequence ATGGGTGTTTCTGCGTATGCGTGGCAGCAAATCCCCTTTCAGTCTGATACAACCAAGCAATCCAAAGAATACAAACCTACCTATCAGCCCACCTTTAGGTATGATGATAGACATGGGGATCCATTTTCAAACTCTCAGAGCCATACCCCCCTGCAGCTCAAGGATCCTTCAAACATGACCGTGGAGGTAGAGATGGATTCCAACAACAATTACACAATTCATGAGAAGGTTGGTGCGCTGAATTACCGCCCTAGGTCTACGATGACTTTCGAGCAATACCGAGCCTATCAAGATGAACAGCTCAAAAGACAGTATTGGCAAGAACGATCCGCAGGTTTGGATGGGGAGAGTGCTGTCAGTGGGAGGAGATTGATACCATTGATCTACATCAGCCCGATGTTTGACAGGATTTTTGGTGGTAACTATGTAGATATTCAACCCACAGGGTTTGTCAATATGGACTTTGGTGGGAGATGGCAAACCATAGAAAACCCAAATGTACCAACTAGAAATCAACGAACTGGAGGGTTCAATTATAACCAGCAGATTTCCATGAATGTCGTAGGAAAAGTGGGAGAGAAATTGGCCGTGACAGCCAATTTCGACAACAACAATTCTTTTGATTTTCAAAACAACTTGAAAATCGAATACACAGGTTATGAAGAGGATATTATCAAAAAGATAGAGTTAGGTAATGTCAGCATGCCGATTGCCAATACACTGATTACAGGAGGGCAGAGTTTGTTTGGTGTGAAGACACAATTGCAGTTTGGAAAGCTCTATGTGACAGCACTGGCATCAAGACAACAGGGGAGTTCCAAAACCAAGTCTTTCAGCAATGGTACAGAAGGGACCCCTTTTGATATTAGGGCCTCAGATTATGATCAATACCGCCACTTTTTTCTCGGCCACTTCTTCAGAGACAACTATGAAAAATGGTTGAAAAACATTCCCAACGTAGTGTCTGGAGTGAAAATATCTAGATTGGAGGTTTATGTAGTCAAGCAACAAACGGAGACCTCTGGACTGAGAGGTATCGTGGCATTTACAGATCTGGGAGAGCCCGTTAAGATAGGTAACACCAATGGCATGATTGCGCAAGCCAACGAACCCAATGACAATGGTGCCAACAATTTGTATGCAGATATCAATGGTGCACCAGCAATCAGGGATATCTCCACAGTTGCAGACTATCTTAAAAATTCTCAGTTCCAGATGACAGAGGGGGTCGATTTTGAAGCACGTCCAAGCGTCAAAAAATTGGATCAATCTGAATATACATTCAATGACAGGTTAGGTTATGTGACTTTGAACAGTCGTCTGAGAGAAGGAGAGGTTTTGGCTGTATCTTATGAATACACATACAACGGTATTTCTACGCCCTATCAGGTGGGAGAATTGTCTGAGAACTACCAAGTTCGACCTGATGAAGATTTGATTGTATTGAAACTCCTTTTGCCTGCCAAGAATACCACGACTGATGTACCGATTTGGGACTTGGCGATGAAAAACATCTACAACTTAGGTGGCTCTCGGATCAACCAAGAAGGATTTGAGTTGAGAATCAATTACCGAGATGATATCAACAACTACGATGCACCCAATCTCAACGAGGGCCAAAACACTAACAACATTCCTTTGATTCGGGTATTCAAATTGGATCAACTCAATGTCAACGGAGACAATCAGCCAGATGGTAATTTTGACTTTATAGATGGGCTTACCTTTGACGAGGAATATGGTAACATCATTTTCCCTGTATTGGAGCCTTTTGGCACGACGTTGGAAGCGGCTTTTATCAGCACCGAACAAAACTTGAAAGACAAATATGTCTATTCAGAACTCTATGATAGGACGAAAACACTGGCCGAGCAAGTGTCTGCCAAAAATAAGTTTCGATTGACAGGCAATTATTCCTCAAGCGCAAGGAATGTGTACAATCTAGAAGGTTTCAATATTGCAGAAGGCTCAGTGACTGTGACCGCAGGGAGTACCTTGCTCACCGAAGGGTTGGACTATGAGGTAAGCTACCTTGGATCTGGACAGGTCACAATTCTCAACGAAGGGGTACTCAACTCAGGAAAAACGATCAACATCACCTATGAAGTTGATGACTTGTTTAGTTTTCAATCCAAATGGTTGACTGGGACACGTTTGGACTATCAATTCAATGATAAAATCAATGTTGGAGCTACCCTATTGCATCTAGAACAGCGAACTGGTGGTGTATCTCGCTACAGCATGGGTAATGAACCAATCAGCAATACCAAATATGGATTTGATGTTAATTTTCAGGAAGATTCACGGCTCCTGACCAAGATGGTGGATGCTCTCCCGCTGATCAGCACCAAAGAGACATCGACTGTTACCTTCAATGGCGAGTTTGCACAATTGATCCCAGGCACTTCCAATGAAGTAGATGGAGAGGGGACATCTTATGTCGATGACTTTGAGAATGCTGCGACCCCTTTCCGACTTGATGGTAATCATACCTCTTGGAGTTTGGGAGCTGCTCCAGAAGCATTTCAGGTCACAGACCCCAATAGTAGTTTGGGAGCTGGATTCAAAAGAGCCAAGCTGGCTTGGTATGTGATCGATCAGACCCTCTATGGGAACAGTAGACCTAGTAGTCTCAAGGAGGATGATTTGAAAAACAACTATGTCAAACCAGTCTATCCACAAGATATATTCAAACAACAAGACTTGTCCTTTGTCAATGTGCCAGAGAGAATTTTTGATTTGGCGTATTACCCTAGTGAAAGAGGACCATACAACTACAACACCAGTGAACTAGATCAAGACGGTCGTCTCAGGAATCCCTCTGATAAATTTGGAGCGATTACAAGAGCCGTACCTACCAGTGTAGACTTCACCAAAAACAACATTGAGTACATCGAATTTTGGTTGATGAATCCCTTTAGCAATGACCCTGTACTGGATGGTACTATCAATCAACCCAACAATGACCAAAATGGGTATTTGATTCTTAATCTAGGAGAAGTATCTGAGGATGTGCTACCGGATGTAAAGCATGCATTTGAGAATGGGCTACCTGCCAATGGAGGAATAGATAATACTGAAGATACCGAGTGGGGCAGAGTGACAACACAGCAGTTTTTGACTCAATACTTTGACAACTCCAGTTCTGCTAGATCCAATCAAGATGTGGGCTTGGATGGTTTGAAGTCTGTAAATGGTGCTGATTTTGAAGAATTTGAGTATTTCAGTAATAAACTCAATATTACAGAAAGTGCACTGCCATCAGGAGCTGTAAGAGATCAAATCAAGAGTGATTTTTCTGCGGATGATTTCAAGCATTATTTGGATCCTGAGTATAGCGCTTCCAACGCTAAAATATTGGAGAGGTATAAGCACTTTAATGGACAGGAAGGCAACTCTCCAGTAGAATCCAACAACAGCTCCTATAGTTCTTCGGCAACCAACATTCCTGACAATGAAGATTTGAACCAAGACAATTTTGTCAACCAGACAGAATCCTATTTCGAATACCGAATCCCAATTAATACGAACTCTTTGAAAGCGGGTGAAGGATATGTAGTAGATGAGGTCATAGATGATGACGCCAATTGGTACTTGTTTAGGATTCCGATCAACAAAGGAACGGCAGTTGGATCACCTGACATGCAATTTTTGAGATACATGAGGATGTATATGACAGGTTGGGAGAATCCAGTCGTACTGAGAATGGCGCGTTTTCAGATGGTCGCCAGTCAGTGGAGAAAATACACTCTGGACCTAGCCGAGTCTGGTTTGGGTGAGATCCCAGAGGTGGTCTCTTCGGATTTTGAGTTGTCGGTTGTAGGAGTAGAACAAAATAGCTCACCCGCTGGAGGAGTACCCCCCTATATGGTGCCGCCAGGCATCAATCGTGATTTAGACAACACTACTTCGGTCACTCGACGTGTCAATGAGCAATCACTCAAGCTTTGTGTAGAGGATGTGGATGACGGAGATGCGCGCTCTGCATATAAAAACTCTTTAAACCTAGATATGGTTAATTATGGCAAGTTGAAGATGTTTTTCCATGCTGAATCTAACCAAGGAGAAATGATTTTGGATGATGAAGTCAGTGCTTTTGTACGCTTGGGTTTTGACCAGACTAATAATTACTACGAAATCGAAGTGCCTCTCAAAATCACGCCCAATGGCTTGTCTAGTTATACAGATAGGGATATTTGGCCTGAGGAAAATGAAATGAACATTGCGCTCAATGAACTCCATACGCTCAAGTCTGCGCGGAATGCTGACGATTTTGATGTGACGAGACGTTATACTCAATTGTCTAGTGATGGTAAATACAAATTGAGCATCATCGGTAATCCCAAGCTGAGTGGAGTGACTGACATGATGATCGGGGTGAGAAATCCAACCTCTGATGATAAGGGGAGCAAATCCGTATGTATCTGGGTGAACGAAATGCGACTCACGGATTTTGACAAAGAAAAGGGCTGGGCTGCCAATGCACAGATGAATGTGAAATTGGCAGACTTTGCTACGCTCAATGCAGCTACTCGATATACTTCCGTTGGTTTTGGTGGAATACAACAAACAATCTCAGAGCGAACCAGAGAGGAGACTTTTGAATATGACCTATCGGCCAACGTCAATGTAGACAAACTCATCCCTGTAGAGACAGGAATTAAAATTCCAATGTTCGTGAGTACATCTAAATCCGTCGAGACACCTCGTTATGATCCTTTGGACGATGATATACCATTGGAGGCCTCTTTGGAGAAGTTCGATACACAAAAAGAGAAAGATGAATACCGAGAAAAGGTTATCTCTCAGACGACTAACAGGAGTATCAATTTCATCAATGTCAGGAAGGAAAAAGTCAAGCAGGATGCCAAGTCTCATGTGTATGACGTAGAAAATTTCTCTTTCAATTATTCATTCTCAGAGCAAAAATCTTCGAATGTCAACACAGCCCAAAGGGTAGATAAACAGTATTCAGGTGGCGTGGCCTATAATTATACAACCAAGGCACCGAGCATCGAGCCTTTCAAAGAGACGAAGGCTTTTTCTAGTCCTTATCTCAAGATGATAAAGGACATCAATTTCTCTCCATTGCCCAATAGCTTCTCCTTCAGAGCATCGATGGACAGGCGATTTCAAAAGACTCAATTGCGAAATTCGGACTTGACCACAGACGGGATAGATCCCAACTTCGAAAAGTACTTCACCTTTGATCGCTCCTATAATGTACGATGGAGTCTTTTCAAAAACCTCAGCTTGAATTACAATGCGACAGCTAGGGCCATCATTGATGAGCCTGAAGGTGATATTGATACAGATGCCAAACGAGATTCGATTTGGTCCAACATCAAAAGGTTGGGTAGGATCAAAAACTACAACCAAAATATCAGTTTAAATTACCGACTGCCATTGGACAAAATTCCGTTGACGGACTGGATGAGTGCAGATTACCGTTATTCTGTGGACTACACCTGGACTGGAGGAAACATCGATCAAGTAGAAGAGTTTGGTAATGTCATATCCAACCAGAGAGGACAAGACCTCAGTGGTAAAGTTGATTTTGTACGGCTTTATAACAAATCCAAGTATTTAAGCAACATCAACAAGCCACCGAGCCGCTCTAGGACGTCTCGCTACGATACTGTCCGATCTACTGGCGGGATGGATGCTTTCAAGGGGGTCATGAGGCTGATGATGGCACTGCGATCGATCAATTTGACCTATGGCCTCAAAGAATCGACGAGTCTGCCTGGTATGCTGCCTAGTCCATATATGCTGGGTATGGATCGTGATTTTAATGCGCCAGGCTGGGACTTTGTTTTAGGTAGCCAAGATCCAGAGATCAGGACACGAGCGGCCAAGGAGGAGTGGTTGGTCAAAAATGGATTGTTTACGGCTCCATTTATACAATCGAGGACTGAGGACATCAATCTGCGTGCAGCTGTAGAACCGTTCAAAGATTTCAGAATCCAAATAGATGCCAAGCGAAACAATCGAGCAGAATATCAGGAAATCTATCGATGGGATAGCTTGACAGTCAATACTTTTAATTCTCTCACCCCAACCCGTACAGGTAGCTATACGATCAGTTTCTTGCCGATTGCTACTGCCTTTTCCAAGGACAATAGTGAGAATGTTTCGGATGTGTTTGAGCAGTTTGTGGAGAATCGAGCCATTGTACAAGCAAGACAAAATGCAGCCAATCCTGCAGGTGAGTATGCCATCAATTCGCAAGACGTACTGATTCCTGCATTGATTGCGGCCTATACCGATCAAAGTGCGAATACTATCAATCTTCTTCCTTTTCCCAAAACACCCATGCCCAACTGGCGGGTGGACTATGCAGGACTGAGCAAGTTGGCGGGTATCAAAGAAGTATTTAGTTCCGTCAATTTGACGCATGCCTACACTTCCAGTTTTAGTGTCTCCAATTATTCCAATTCTTTGAAATACAGCAATGTAGCTGACCTAGATTTGACCAATGATATATTGGATTACCCTAGAGCAACTCAGCCTGGAGATGATGGCAAACTTATACCTGTCTATATCATCAGTCAGGTTGATATCGTAGAACGGTTTTCCCCATTGATTGGTGTGAGTGTCAGAACCAAAGGGATGTTTACGGGCAAGGTTGATTATGCCAAGGAGAGGAGTATCAGTTTTGATTTGTCCAATACACAGGTCCGAGAGATCAAGAGCAACAACATTTCGTTTGATATCGGGATCACCAAAGATACTTGGAAGATTCCATTCAAAGTCAAAGGAAGAACCATTGCTGTAGACAATCAGCTGGCATTTAGAATGGGTTTCACAATCAGAGATACCAAGACGATCCAACGCAAAATTGAAGATGGAAACACCATTACTGATGGTAATATCAATTATCAAGTACGTCCTACGTTGAGCTATGTGGCCAGTCAAAAACTCAACCTGACCATGTATTTTGAAAAGAATATCAACGAACCTAAAATTTCTAGTTCATACAATAGATCGTCTTCTTCATTTGGTGTCCAAGTGCGCTTCAGTCTTGCCCAGTAG
- the ruvA gene encoding Holliday junction branch migration protein RuvA, with product MITYISGKLIEVDPTYAIIDNGGIGYHVNISLNTYTHIKNLKEASIFTHFHVKEDSQTLYGFYDREEKKRFQQLISISGVGPSTGLMILSSLSSQELHAAIVNSDVKTISGVKGIGLKTAQRIILELKDKMSKEELESGVPILSLKKEHSIKSEALSALMTLGIAKAVAEKTLDKILKSSDEDLGLEDLIKLALRRS from the coding sequence ATGATCACCTACATCTCAGGTAAGCTTATCGAGGTAGACCCTACCTATGCGATCATTGACAATGGAGGTATTGGCTATCACGTCAATATCTCTTTGAATACATATACTCACATAAAAAATTTAAAAGAGGCGAGTATTTTTACGCACTTTCACGTCAAAGAAGATTCACAGACACTCTATGGTTTTTATGACAGAGAGGAAAAAAAGAGATTTCAGCAGTTGATCTCGATTTCTGGAGTGGGGCCATCTACTGGCTTGATGATTTTGTCATCCTTGTCATCGCAGGAGTTGCATGCTGCGATCGTCAACAGTGATGTCAAGACGATCAGTGGAGTCAAAGGCATAGGTCTGAAAACTGCCCAAAGAATCATTTTAGAACTCAAAGACAAGATGTCAAAAGAGGAGTTAGAGAGTGGTGTACCAATTTTATCCCTTAAGAAGGAGCATAGTATTAAGTCGGAAGCTTTGTCTGCATTGATGACTTTGGGTATAGCCAAAGCAGTTGCAGAGAAGACGCTTGACAAAATATTGAAATCATCTGATGAAGATCTTGGTCTGGAGGATTTAATTAAATTAGCGTTGAGAAGGTCTTAA